ATAGGTCGCTTCTGCGGTCTCAAACTCGGAACGGGAAATCACTTTCTGTTCGAGGAGAGATTTATTACGGTCGTATGCCGCTTTATTCTGGTCGAGACGGGCTTTATAAGAACTCAATGCGGCATTGGTGTTGGCCAGCTGGGCCTGTGACTGGCTTACGGAGGCAGCAGCTTTGTCTACCATGGAACCGTAAATATCAGCGTAGATCCTGGCTACTACCTGCCCTCTTTTTACGGAATCTCCTTCCTGTACGAGCAGGTCGGTGATTTCACCGGAAACGTCGGAGCTTACTTTTACTTCAATTTCGGGATAAATTTTACCGCTGGCAGTAACTACCTCGATAATATTTTTCTTTTCCGCCTTGTCTGTCGCAACTTTAATTCCTTCTTCCTTTCCAACAATTCCGGCTGCTTTTAATACCAGAAATAGAATAACGAGTGAACCAAGAATGCCTATGAGCCAATAAAGTGTCTTTTTCTTCATAAAGCAGTTATTTCCTGGACAAGCTACAGGGAAATTTTCTGATCTCTGTAGAATTCCAGCAATTTCATTTTAAATATATAATCATACTGCGCAGAGACCTTGTCTATCTGGGCTCTGAACAGTTTACTCTGTGTAGTAATATAATCAATGGTATTCATCAGACCAAGGTTAAAACGCTTGGTAGCGAAATCATAAGCCTTCTGTGCGGCATCTACTCCTTTTGTAGATGCGTTGAATTTCTGTAATGCTGCTACAGCATTGGCATGAGCAGTATAAATATCCTGTCTGAGCTTCTGAACATCCAGGTCACGGTTCAACTTTACATTTTCAACATTCAGTGCCGCTTTTTTGGAATTGGCTTTCGCCTGCCATCCGTTAAAGATAGGAATGCGTAGACTCACTTGTATATATTGCTGGAAGTTATTGCTAACCTGGTCCCAGAAAGGCGACATTGTAATGGCGCCTGGCGGGATGGTATAACCTGGCTGTAATACATAGGCACTTGGGTTACTGGCTAAAAAACCAATCGTGTCTACTTTGGGTACTGCCTTTGACAGGTCTGTCGTTTTGATATTATTGGCAAAGCTGGATCCCAGACCTGCGGTTAGGCTAAGATTAGGATACTGTTGGGCTTTTACCGATTTATAATTAAACTCTGCTGATTTGATTTTCATTTCATCAGATTTCAGCAATGGATAAGTAGTAGTGGCGGTACTGTATACCATTTCTGGCGCCATTTCATCCAGGCGTGCCATCTGCAAATCAAAGATATTTTCAGGTACTTCTGGCTGGAATGGGATTTCGAAATCCAGGTTTAGGTAAGCCTTCATCTGAAGGATGGAGAGCGTTACATTATTTTGAGCGGTAACCAGATTCACGCTGTCGGAGGCCAGCTGTGCTTCCAGGTCTGCCTGGTTGCTTTCCGGTACAGATCCTGCGATAACGAGTTTTCTGGTGTTTCCAAGATTGGAATTGGTGAGCTTTACCTGAACTTCATTTACCTTAACCTGTTCAATATTTAACAATATCTGCAGAAAAGCCGTTGCAACATTAAATGCAAGATCATTACGGGCTTTGTCCATCAGGAAGATGTTGGATTTAAGATCCATCAGGTTTGCTTTAACCTGATTTTGCATTGAAAACCAGTTAAATATATTGACTGAAGTCGTCAATCCTCCATTAGCTGAGTAGAATGATTGCTGAATATAAGTGTTAGTCGCCGGGCTGGGGTTACGACCTTCGTTAAATGCTCCACCGAGGGAACCACTTAAGGAAGGTATCCTGTTAAGCTGGCTTTGTTTAAGGGTTAACTCAGCCATACGTTTTTGTATGTCTTGCTGTTTAACCTGAATATTATGTTGTAATGCATAATCCACGCAACGTTGCAAACTCCACGTATCCTGCGCAACTGCCGTTGAGATGTTAGCAAACATGAACAAAAGCAGGCACCAGCCTGCGTATCGGGATAATCTCATAGCATTACAAAAATATAATAATTGTGATGATACTTTCATCTTCATAATGACAGAAGGCAAAATTTTCGTAGGTATGGCATCATACCTCGAATTTTGAGTGTACAACATAATCTATTTTTATCAGATTTGATAAAAGCAACCAGAAATATTATGCCTGTATTTGTCCATCGCGAAGCTGGATGATACGGTTGCCATAGGTTGCATTAAGGTCGGAGTGGGTAACCTGAACAATGGTGATTTTATCTTGCTGGTTAAGTTCCTTAAATAATTGCATAATAACTTTTGCCTGGTCTGAATGCAGGTTACCGGTTGGCTCGTCGGCAAGAATAACCCTTGGTTCCGCTACCAGTGCACGTGCAATACCTACCAGCTGCTGCTGGCCGCCGGAAAGCTGGTTCGGGAACAGGTCTTTTTTAGCAACAATATTAAAGCGGTCCAGGATATCGGCCACCTTACTCTTACGCTCTGAAGAAGGAACGTTCTTATATAATAATGGCGTTTCGATATTTTCGTATACCGTCAGTTCATCGATCAGGTGATAGGCCTGGAATACAAAACCTATCGCTCCGCGGTGCAAAAGGGTACGTTTCTTCTCACTCAGTTTATCTACCTGCTCATTCTGGAAAAAGTACTGGCCGGCTGATGGCTCTTCCAGTAAGCCCATAATATGAAGTAAGGTAGATTTACCGGAACCGGAAGGCCCCATAATGGAAACAAACTCTCCTTCCCTGATTTCCAGATTGATATCTTTCAAAATTTCATTCTTCCCAAATCCTACGGGATAATGTTTGGATATATGCTGCAATTGTATCATTATAATATTTTTTAGAGATAAAAAGTGACAGCGTGTGTTGACACACCCGCTGATTTGCTGTTTCTTGTTATTCTACTCGTATTACTGATAAAATCTTAACGTTAAAGGTTGTACGCAGAAATTATGAACGCTCCCCTATTCCCTATACGTGAAACTGCTCACGGATATTCTCTGTTACCACACGGCCATCGAATAAGTTGATTACACGATGTGCGAAGCCGGCGTCGTAAGGTGAGTGCGTAACCATGATCAGGGTAGTACCTGCGTTGTTCAGCTCCTGTAACAGTTTCATTACTTCTTCCCCATTGGAGGAATCCAGGTTACCGGTAGGCTCATCCGCCAGTATCAGATTAGGTTTGGCTACCACCGCACGGGCAATGGCTACGCGTTGCTGCTGACCACCGGACAGCTGCTGCGGAAAGTGATTCCGGCGGTGCATGATATTCATGCGCTCCAGCACTTCTTCTACCTTTTGCTTTCTTTCCGGGCCCGGCACTTTCAGGTACAGCAAAGGCAATTCTACATTTTCATATACGGTGAGTTCATCTATCAGGTTGAAACTCTGGAAAACGAATCCAATGGCTCCTTTACGCAATTGCGCACGTTGGCGCTCACTCATTCTGGCCACTTCTTTGCCCCAGAAATGATATTCTCCATCAGAAGGATTGTCCAGCAATCCCAGGATATTCAGTAAGGTGGACTTACCACAACCAGAAGGGCCCATAATTGCTACAAACTCTCCGTCCTGAATTTCCATATTGATACCGTTCAATGCTGTGGTTTCTACTTCTTCAGTAGTAAACAGTTTTTGTAAGTTAACGGTGCGTATCATAATTTCTATTTAAGGGATTTGAAATATAATATTACTAAAAGGCTAAGACATCTTTGTTACCAAAACTTTCATAAGAAGAAGTGATGACCTGGTCGCCAGGACGGAGACCATCCAATACTTCAAAGAACAGTGGGTTTTTGCGGCCCAGGGTGATGTTACGTTTTACAGCACGGCCACCCGCTTTATCTACCACATATACCCAGTTTCCGCCGGTATCAGAGAAGAACCCTCCCAGTGGCAGCAGTATTGCTTCTGCGGATTTCCCCAATACCAGGCGTATAGGGCTGGATTGTCCGCGGCGAATACCTTCCGGAGTGCTCTTTTCAAAGTTAAGGTCGGCCTGGAAACGACCGTTTTTCACTTCGGGATATACTTTGGTAACGATCATGTCGTAGTTTTTGCCATCAAATTCAAAAGAAGCTTTCAGTCCGGCAAATACCTGTGAAACATAATGCTCGTCTATATCAGCCCTGAGCTTAAACCCATTCAGATCATCGATCTGACCGATATTCTGGCCGGCGGTGATGCTGGACCCAACTTCTACATCTATGGAAGACAGCTGACCGGAAACAGGAGCCCTTACAATGAGGCTGTTAAGGTTCTCCTTCATGAGGGCCAGGTTACGTTGTGTACGCACCAGGGTGCCCTCCAGCTGTGCGATCTGGCGTACGGCATTTTCATCCTGGTATTTCTGCGACTGTATCTGGATATCCCGTTGTTTCAACAGGCCTTCCAGTTCAAACTTATTCTTGTTAAACTCCTGGCGGGCAACGATCTTCTCTTCTACCAGCTGCTTGTTCCTATCATAGACATCCTGTGCTTCGGCGATTCGCGCATCCATATCATAGATCGTTTGCTGCATGGTAAATTTCTGCTGACGAATGCTTAACCGGGTATTCTGCAATTCATTCTGTAAACGATATATCTCTGTTTCATGATTGACGAAGTCCATCATGAGTCGCTGGTTATCAAGCCGTAATATAGAATCACCGGCTTTTACCATGCTACCTCCTTCCAGGTATTTATGGCTTACATACCCGCCTTCGATGGCATCCAGGCGGATTGTTTTTAATGGCATCACCACAGCTGTTACGGCGATGTACACGTCAAAAGTTCCTTTGGTAACGGGAGAAATGGTTATTTTATCTTTTTCCACATTCAGGGTGGAACGATGGTCGGCAAAAATGAGATTATAGGCAAGTAGTAATACTACCAGGCTTCCACCCCCTATCATCAGGATGCGTTTTTTTGACCAGAACTTCTTTTCTATTTTTCTGTCCATGATTTTACAGATAATTTGCTGACCGGTATAAGTCAACCGATATGCCAGAATAATAAATTATTGTAAATCAATTATTTACACCATACTTAGACTGGCATCGATGTCCTGTGCCGGACAACCTTCGTTCACATTCGGACACTTTTAAATCTTTGTAATTCTCCGGAAAAAATTTCTTTATTATTGTGTGAAATACCCAACACAATTACCGCTATGACCACATTGCAACAGGGGAAAATCCTTATAATAGATGATGATGCTGATGTTTTAAGAGCAGCCCGATTATTACTCAAACGTCATTTTGAACAGGTAGATTTTGAAAAGAATCCGCAGAAGATCCC
This window of the Chitinophaga sp. Cy-1792 genome carries:
- a CDS encoding efflux RND transporter periplasmic adaptor subunit translates to MDRKIEKKFWSKKRILMIGGGSLVVLLLAYNLIFADHRSTLNVEKDKITISPVTKGTFDVYIAVTAVVMPLKTIRLDAIEGGYVSHKYLEGGSMVKAGDSILRLDNQRLMMDFVNHETEIYRLQNELQNTRLSIRQQKFTMQQTIYDMDARIAEAQDVYDRNKQLVEEKIVARQEFNKNKFELEGLLKQRDIQIQSQKYQDENAVRQIAQLEGTLVRTQRNLALMKENLNSLIVRAPVSGQLSSIDVEVGSSITAGQNIGQIDDLNGFKLRADIDEHYVSQVFAGLKASFEFDGKNYDMIVTKVYPEVKNGRFQADLNFEKSTPEGIRRGQSSPIRLVLGKSAEAILLPLGGFFSDTGGNWVYVVDKAGGRAVKRNITLGRKNPLFFEVLDGLRPGDQVITSSYESFGNKDVLAF
- a CDS encoding TolC family protein yields the protein MLYTQNSRYDAIPTKILPSVIMKMKVSSQLLYFCNAMRLSRYAGWCLLLFMFANISTAVAQDTWSLQRCVDYALQHNIQVKQQDIQKRMAELTLKQSQLNRIPSLSGSLGGAFNEGRNPSPATNTYIQQSFYSANGGLTTSVNIFNWFSMQNQVKANLMDLKSNIFLMDKARNDLAFNVATAFLQILLNIEQVKVNEVQVKLTNSNLGNTRKLVIAGSVPESNQADLEAQLASDSVNLVTAQNNVTLSILQMKAYLNLDFEIPFQPEVPENIFDLQMARLDEMAPEMVYSTATTTYPLLKSDEMKIKSAEFNYKSVKAQQYPNLSLTAGLGSSFANNIKTTDLSKAVPKVDTIGFLASNPSAYVLQPGYTIPPGAITMSPFWDQVSNNFQQYIQVSLRIPIFNGWQAKANSKKAALNVENVKLNRDLDVQKLRQDIYTAHANAVAALQKFNASTKGVDAAQKAYDFATKRFNLGLMNTIDYITTQSKLFRAQIDKVSAQYDYIFKMKLLEFYRDQKISL
- a CDS encoding ABC transporter ATP-binding protein; its protein translation is MIQLQHISKHYPVGFGKNEILKDINLEIREGEFVSIMGPSGSGKSTLLHIMGLLEEPSAGQYFFQNEQVDKLSEKKRTLLHRGAIGFVFQAYHLIDELTVYENIETPLLYKNVPSSERKSKVADILDRFNIVAKKDLFPNQLSGGQQQLVGIARALVAEPRVILADEPTGNLHSDQAKVIMQLFKELNQQDKITIVQVTHSDLNATYGNRIIQLRDGQIQA
- a CDS encoding ABC transporter ATP-binding protein is translated as MIRTVNLQKLFTTEEVETTALNGINMEIQDGEFVAIMGPSGCGKSTLLNILGLLDNPSDGEYHFWGKEVARMSERQRAQLRKGAIGFVFQSFNLIDELTVYENVELPLLYLKVPGPERKQKVEEVLERMNIMHRRNHFPQQLSGGQQQRVAIARAVVAKPNLILADEPTGNLDSSNGEEVMKLLQELNNAGTTLIMVTHSPYDAGFAHRVINLFDGRVVTENIREQFHV